From a region of the Paenibacillus sp. R14(2021) genome:
- a CDS encoding methyltransferase domain-containing protein — protein sequence MESYYWDQQVEYLKQSTSLYYNDDYIEFLVDRVWKIHRPVKIVDFGCGFGHLGLRLLPLLPAGSEYLGIDAGTKLIEHAKALFRDLPYRTTFIAGDFHSFNMEAKYDLAVCHGVLLHMEDPTSVLKKMIDCVKKDGKVIAFEPHWISNNASFHFEGMDQSAVLPLGQLQELFERDVRRTGKDGNIGLKLPLYFNRLGLSNVQCRMSDRVNIYDPAAAGEASIYEAMKFSSPGDRTAFIRSLLERGMSEEEAARQYDCEQSLAERFTPSTAAVYAAGMKITYGTV from the coding sequence ATGGAGTCCTATTACTGGGATCAACAGGTGGAGTATCTAAAGCAGTCGACCTCCTTGTATTACAACGATGACTATATCGAGTTTCTGGTCGATCGTGTGTGGAAGATTCATCGGCCGGTGAAAATCGTAGATTTTGGCTGCGGCTTTGGTCACTTAGGCCTCCGCCTGCTGCCTCTGCTCCCGGCTGGCTCGGAATATCTGGGAATCGACGCAGGGACTAAACTCATTGAGCATGCGAAGGCGTTATTTCGGGATTTACCGTATCGGACAACTTTTATTGCAGGGGATTTTCATAGCTTCAATATGGAAGCGAAATACGATTTGGCGGTTTGCCATGGTGTGCTGCTTCATATGGAGGATCCGACCTCCGTGTTGAAGAAAATGATCGATTGCGTGAAGAAGGACGGGAAGGTGATTGCGTTCGAGCCGCATTGGATTAGCAATAATGCGAGTTTCCACTTTGAGGGCATGGATCAGTCTGCTGTCCTTCCGCTCGGACAGTTGCAGGAATTGTTTGAACGGGATGTCAGGCGCACCGGAAAAGACGGCAATATCGGACTGAAGCTCCCGCTTTATTTTAACCGTTTGGGCTTAAGCAATGTGCAGTGCCGCATGAGTGATCGCGTTAATATATACGATCCTGCAGCGGCGGGAGAAGCGAGTATCTACGAGGCTATGAAGTTCAGTTCGCCAGGAGATCGGACAGCATTCATCCGGAGTCTGTTGGAGCGAGGCATGTCGGAAGAGGAAGCTGCTAGACAATACGACTGCGAACAATCGCTGGCGGAACGATTTACTCCGTCGACGGCGGCTGTATATGCGGCGGGTATGAAGATCACTTACGGTACGGTATAG
- a CDS encoding HAD family hydrolase: MQRSFKERDDIEYAAIVLDLDGTFLSSSKTVSKRNLEAVLRCKANGMRVIVATARPPRSVRMLLPAEMLVTCSFVYYNGALVEDMETGFERHFPIEKSTTAAILDYCSAHLPNCGISLEVRDEWFAISGPIDEEVFMTRHFQPKVHSNDELKALDATKILITYVEDPEELRRHFGERVHFVVTDKGTLIQIMNRMLSKASGAALLLQQFGVPLSKVMVFGDDYNDLELFEMPVHKVAMHNAVDRLKELADQITDSNDNDGVAKVLEQIS, from the coding sequence ATGCAGAGATCATTCAAGGAGAGGGATGACATCGAATACGCAGCAATCGTACTTGACCTGGACGGCACGTTTCTCAGCAGCAGTAAAACAGTTTCGAAGCGTAATCTTGAAGCGGTATTGAGATGCAAGGCAAACGGTATGAGGGTTATTGTAGCAACAGCGAGACCGCCGCGATCGGTTCGTATGCTGCTCCCGGCTGAAATGTTGGTTACTTGCTCATTCGTGTACTATAACGGAGCATTAGTTGAAGACATGGAAACCGGTTTTGAAAGACACTTTCCCATCGAGAAATCTACGACAGCGGCCATTTTGGATTACTGCTCCGCACATTTGCCGAATTGTGGGATCAGCCTTGAAGTTAGGGATGAATGGTTTGCTATTTCCGGGCCAATCGACGAAGAGGTATTTATGACACGTCACTTTCAACCGAAGGTGCATTCGAACGATGAGTTGAAGGCACTTGATGCTACCAAAATTCTGATTACCTATGTTGAAGACCCGGAGGAATTACGTCGTCATTTTGGGGAGCGAGTTCATTTTGTGGTAACGGACAAGGGAACGCTTATTCAGATCATGAATCGCATGTTAAGCAAGGCCAGCGGAGCAGCACTGCTTCTTCAACAATTTGGGGTCCCCTTATCCAAGGTCATGGTGTTTGGCGATGATTATAACGACCTAGAGCTATTTGAAATGCCGGTTCACAAAGTCGCTATGCATAATGCGGTCGACAGACTTAAAGAGTTGGCTGACCAAATTACCGATTCCAATGATAATGACGGTGTGGCGAAGGTGCTGGAGCAAATCTCGTAA
- a CDS encoding aminoglycoside phosphotransferase family protein, with the protein MNKIHDNEAESVIYGLLRNPSTGQLLTVKHETSVGWRLPAISVKGQVELSPGLVTREMSQLLGRPVIACRYVWIQPFSHSDGNEAFFELESVESSYGALKHNEQWTGPEVISVIQPHHSGIIHDYLLEAQSEDVPELRQPWERTRWYAKAASWIESSLRAIGFQLTERPEQIKWWSLSCVLRLTTTHGIVYFKTNAQQPLFAQEPAFLTYLAGIFPSRVPIILASEPVNGWMLLADAGDKLNRDNVENKIELLRAFGDIQLEMVSRIEELIELGCADRRPEKLLSFVEPLVEDKLAVSELTPEELRDLRGHVPLIIEMCKRISTYALPSTLVHGDLHMGNAVISSKGITLIDWTDACIAHPFMDMFLIFDESDETLRTELRDAYLGLWSDYEPMHRLLELWSLCEVVHAIHHAVSYQSILHHTEKRSRGELGPPTFYLRKALRFLRDLE; encoded by the coding sequence CAATGAAGCTGAATCCGTTATTTACGGACTGCTCCGTAATCCCTCCACCGGCCAACTTCTGACGGTTAAGCATGAGACAAGCGTAGGTTGGCGCTTACCTGCAATATCTGTTAAGGGGCAAGTAGAACTCTCACCTGGCTTAGTAACGCGAGAGATGTCCCAACTGCTCGGACGGCCCGTCATAGCGTGCCGTTACGTATGGATTCAACCATTCAGTCATAGCGATGGGAATGAAGCGTTCTTCGAGTTAGAAAGCGTGGAGTCCTCCTATGGGGCTCTTAAGCACAATGAACAATGGACAGGCCCTGAAGTAATATCAGTAATCCAGCCGCACCACAGCGGAATCATTCATGATTACTTGTTAGAGGCGCAAAGCGAGGATGTACCGGAACTCCGACAGCCTTGGGAGCGTACCCGGTGGTACGCGAAGGCAGCGTCTTGGATCGAGAGTTCTCTTCGAGCAATCGGATTCCAGCTCACTGAACGTCCAGAACAGATAAAGTGGTGGAGCCTCTCCTGTGTGCTGCGGCTCACGACCACACACGGAATCGTATATTTCAAAACAAACGCCCAGCAGCCGCTATTCGCTCAGGAACCGGCATTTCTGACTTACTTGGCGGGAATATTTCCAAGTCGTGTCCCGATTATTCTGGCTTCTGAGCCTGTTAATGGATGGATGCTCCTTGCTGATGCGGGAGACAAATTAAACCGGGACAACGTGGAGAATAAAATAGAACTACTGCGTGCGTTCGGTGACATTCAACTTGAAATGGTATCCCGCATAGAAGAGTTAATCGAGCTGGGATGTGCGGACCGAAGGCCCGAGAAGCTCCTGTCCTTTGTTGAACCACTTGTAGAGGATAAGCTTGCCGTTTCTGAACTTACACCTGAAGAGCTCAGAGATCTTCGCGGGCACGTGCCTTTGATTATAGAAATGTGTAAACGAATATCCACATATGCGTTGCCATCTACACTCGTCCACGGTGATCTGCATATGGGAAATGCCGTAATCAGTAGCAAGGGAATTACCTTAATTGATTGGACGGATGCGTGCATCGCCCATCCCTTCATGGACATGTTCCTTATCTTTGACGAAAGCGATGAAACGCTGCGGACTGAGCTGCGAGACGCCTATTTGGGACTGTGGAGCGATTACGAGCCGATGCATCGTCTGCTGGAGCTATGGTCGCTCTGCGAGGTCGTGCATGCCATCCACCACGCAGTAAGCTACCAATCCATCTTGCATCACACGGAGAAAAGGTCTCGGGGCGAGTTGGGACCACCCACATTCTATCTTCGCAAGGCATTGCGCTTTCTTCGAGATCTTGAATGA